In Deltaproteobacteria bacterium, the sequence AACACCCGCGGCCGCGGGTGGGCGTAGCTTTCGTTGTCACCGCTTGAGATTACCGTTGCGCGTGCGGCCATGGCCTTGACGAACTCCAAGTCGATATCATCGGAGCCGTGATGGCAGCCCTTGGCGACGTCGGCGCTGAACTCGTCATTGGAGACGTAGCTCAGGAGCAGTCGCTGGGCGGCGGTGTTGAGGTCGCCGGTGAGCAGGATGCGGCAGGCACCATATTCGACCCGCATAACAACCGAGTGACCGTTGCGGGTCACCGAGGCACTGCCGAGGTCGCGCAGGCCGACAGCGTCGGCGTCGAGGCGTTCCGCAATCGGGCCGAGCACTCGTATAACAGAGGCACCCTGCTCCGGCCGGTAGCCCGGCAGGTACTCGTCGGCGGCCGACAGCCGGCTCACGTGTTTGGGCACTTTGCCGACCAGTGCCGCGCAGCGGGCGAAGTCGCCATCGAACGGGCGCGCCGGGTTACGAAAGTCGTCCTTGCCGTTGAGCAGCTCGGTAATGAACGTGCCGTCGCGGTCGATGCCACGATGGCCGCGCGGGAAGGGGACGACGCTCCCCGATCGGGTCTGGCCGAGCGGGTCGGCGCCGCGGAATCGCCCCATGCCGTTGTGGTACAGATTGTCCACCGACACCGCGAAGGTGCGCTCGGGCCGCGAGCCGGCGGCGGGGAGACGACCGCCGAGAACGTTGATGAGGCCGCCGTAATGATCGTAGTCGGCGTGCGTCATGATGACGTTGTTCAACGTCACCGCCGTCTGTCCAAGGTCGGTCAGAAACTTCCAGCGCAGGAAGTTCGGCGCCCCCTTCTTGGTGTCCTGGTCCTCACTGGCAATCCCGGCGTCGATGAGGTGCCAGCGGCCATCCGGCGTCTTCATCAGCACGCCGTCGCCCTGGCCGACATCGATCACGTACAGCTCGAGCAGCGACTCGTCGCCGAGATGCTGATTGCCGATTCTGCCCTCGACGCCGCGCGCTCGTACGACACTGTCCTTGCTGCCGACCTTCACCACCTCACAGGCGTCGCCCCAGAGCAGCTGCACGCGCCCACCGGCCTTGGTGACGAGGTACTGAGCCATGCTCTTCACATAACGCACTGCCATGCCGTACTCCTTTCGTTGAATTCGTGCTTCCACAAAAGGGCCGCCAGCACACACCCCGTTACTTCACTTGCTGTCGATCGACCCACACGCTTGCGCGAGCTTACTGCCGGACTGGGGCGCGCGCAAGCGCGGCAAAGACCTTGGCGGATTGCCGATCTATGGCGGCGACCTATGGGACTCATGCAAACTCGGTCTTTGATCGGCGTTGGACCATCTGCGTATACGAAGATCAACCATTATCACTGGGGCGTTGTTCTCGGTCAGGGAGGAAGTATGACCAGCGCGATCGACTATATGCTGATTTCAACCGATGACCACATCATCGAGCCGCCAGACGTGTGGCACGGGCGGTTGGAGGCCAAGTACCAGTCGCGCGCGCCGCAGATCGTCGAGCTCGACGGCGAGGAGCGTTGGGTCTTCGAGGACCAGAAGCTGATCAACACCGGGCTGTCAGTGATGGCCGGGAAGAAGTACGAAGACTACAACCCGAAGGCGGCGCGCTTCGCCGACATGCGACCCGGCTGCTACGATCCCAAGGAACGGCTCAAGGATATGGACCTCGACGGCATCGAGGCGCAAGTGCTGTTCCCGAGCACGCCCGGCATGGCCGGGCAGACGTTTTCCGAAGCCAACGACAAGGAGCTGGCGCTACGCTGCCTGCAAACTTACAACGACTGGCTCGCCGATAGCTGGTGCGCGCCGAATCCGCGGCGGCTGATCGGGCAGACGATCGTGCCGCTGTGGGATATGAGGCTGGCGGTCGCCGAGTTCCAGCGCGGCTTGAGGCTCGGTCACAAGGCGCTCTCAATGCCGAACGATCCGCAGAGTATGGGCTATCCGCGGTTGTCCGACCGGTACTGGGACCCGCTGTGGGACACAGTCGAAGAGGCGGGCGTCCCGGTGTCGATGCACATCGCCTCGGGGACACAGAAGCGCTGGTTCCCACTCACACCGGGTGAGGGCTCGCCGGCAACAGTATTCATCACGGTCGGACCGACAGCCAATTTCACCGTCATTGCCGACATGATCTTCAGCGGCCTGTTACACCGCCACCCAAAGCTGCGTTTCGTCTCCGCGGAAGGCGGCATCGGTTGGATCGGCTATCTGCTGCAACGCGCGGACGAGGTCTATCACAAGCATCGCCACTGGAGTAAGCCGCCGATCACCGAGAAGCCGAGTTTCTACTTTCGCCGGCAGATCTTCGCCAACTTCCTCGACGACGCCGTCGGAATCACGGCGCGCCACCACATCGGCGTCGACAATCTGATGTTCGAGGTCGACTATCCGCACAGCGACACGACCTTCCCGAACTCGCGCCGGATCGCGAGCGAGCGCTTCAGCGAGGTGCCGGCCGGCGAGGCCCGCAAGATCTTTCGCGACA encodes:
- a CDS encoding amidohydrolase; translated protein: MTSAIDYMLISTDDHIIEPPDVWHGRLEAKYQSRAPQIVELDGEERWVFEDQKLINTGLSVMAGKKYEDYNPKAARFADMRPGCYDPKERLKDMDLDGIEAQVLFPSTPGMAGQTFSEANDKELALRCLQTYNDWLADSWCAPNPRRLIGQTIVPLWDMRLAVAEFQRGLRLGHKALSMPNDPQSMGYPRLSDRYWDPLWDTVEEAGVPVSMHIASGTQKRWFPLTPGEGSPATVFITVGPTANFTVIADMIFSGLLHRHPKLRFVSAEGGIGWIGYLLQRADEVYHKHRHWSKPPITEKPSFYFRRQIFANFLDDAVGITARHHIGVDNLMFEVDYPHSDTTFPNSRRIASERFSEVPAGEARKIFRDNAIRLFKLDLA
- a CDS encoding MBL fold metallo-hydrolase is translated as MAVRYVKSMAQYLVTKAGGRVQLLWGDACEVVKVGSKDSVVRARGVEGRIGNQHLGDESLLELYVIDVGQGDGVLMKTPDGRWHLIDAGIASEDQDTKKGAPNFLRWKFLTDLGQTAVTLNNVIMTHADYDHYGGLINVLGGRLPAAGSRPERTFAVSVDNLYHNGMGRFRGADPLGQTRSGSVVPFPRGHRGIDRDGTFITELLNGKDDFRNPARPFDGDFARCAALVGKVPKHVSRLSAADEYLPGYRPEQGASVIRVLGPIAERLDADAVGLRDLGSASVTRNGHSVVMRVEYGACRILLTGDLNTAAQRLLLSYVSNDEFSADVAKGCHHGSDDIDLEFVKAMAARATVISSGDNESYAHPRPRVLGASARYGRESLAPDGAVQPPLLYSTELARSVALGYADAFEFDYQSGDKKAVAKVKPAAARFDPPGKGKALRPLGQTPLALDLVYGLVNVRTDGNLVLVATMRESGNQFEYQVFRAGVSP